The Parafrankia irregularis nucleotide sequence GAGGTGCGCGAAGATCTGCTCGTCGGCGGCGGCGTGTGCGGGGCCCTCCCAGTCGGCCGGCAGCAGCCACCGGTGCAGCGCCGCGTACCCCTCGTTCACCGGGCGCCGGTCATGATCGACGAAGTTCCGGTTGATGTCGATGTTGTCCTCGTTGACCCGGCGCCGGTGGGAGAAGCCGAACGGGTTCAGCGCATGCACCAGCACGACCGACATCCCGAGGGCGGTGGCCGGGTCGAACTCGGTGAGGAACCGGAGCTGGCAGGCGGAGCCGGCGAAGCCCTCCGTCCCGTGCGTGCCGCTGACCAGCACCAGCGCCGCGCCACCGCCACCGGGGCCGGGGCCGCTGCCGAGGCCGGGGCCGGGGCCGGGGCCGGGGCCGGGGAGCGGGCCGAGCTGGACTACGTCGGTGAACAGCTCCTCGCCGCCGACCCCCCTCGCCGTGTCGTTGCGCAGCGACGTGATCCGCCCGCCCCGGTCGGCCGCGGCGGCGAGCAGACGGCCGCGGGCCTCGGCGTAGGTGGTGGAGAAGTACATCCAGCCCTCCAGACGATCGCGGAGCGCAGCTCGTGCGGGTTCGGGTCCGGGTCCGGGTTCCGGGTCCGGTTCCGGGCGGTTGCGCGGAACCGCGGTGTTCAGGCCGGTTCCGCGGAACCGCCATCCGCCATCGCGGCAGCCGGGACGGACTGCGGCGGCGGCGCCGCCACGGGTTCTGGGCGGCGGCCGCGGATCTGGCCGAGCGCGGTGACGGCTGCCGTGATGCCGATGAGCAGCGCGAACAGTCCGCGGTAGCCGCTCGCACCGACGACGGCGCCGGCGACCAGCGGGAAGACCAGGATCGCCACCTCGAACAGCAGGCCCGCCATCGGCAGCATCCGGGCCCGTTCGGCGGGGCCGGCGAGGTTCACCGCCCGTGCCTGGAAGGCCGGCAGGCCCAGGCCGTAGGTGCAGCCCAGCGCGAGAGAGGCTACACAGTAGAGCACCGGACTCGAACCGACGAAGACGAACGCGGTGACCGACCCGATCATGCCGATCGTCGTCACGGCCACCACCCGGTCCGAGGCGCTGTCCGGCAGGAAGCGCGACAGCCCCAGCCGGACGGCGATCACCGCGATCGTGTACGTCACGTAGAAGATGTCGAAGTCGAGGTCGCGGCTGTCGGCGAAGGTCGTCTGGAAGCTGTTCATCGTCGTGAAGACGCAGGCGCACAGCAGGACCATCGCCAGCGGCACGATGCTGGGCGACCGGAGCACACTGCGCGAGGCCGCAGGGGCCGACGCCGGGGCCGGGGCCGGGGTCGAGGTCGAGGTCGAGGTCGAGGTCGGGGCCGGGGCCGGGGCCGGGGCCGGGGCCGGGGCATCAGCCGCAGCATCGCGAACCGCGGCCTCGGCGGGAGAGGCGCCGGCGCGAAGGCGCCCCAGGAAGATCGCCAGCGGAACCACCAGGCAGGCCGCGGCCACGGCAAGCCCGGCCCCGGCGACGAAGACCTCCTGGTAGGACAGCCCGGCCCGGCGCAGCGCGTTGCCGAGCACCGGCCCGATCCCGAAACCGACCTGGATCGTCCCCGTCGCGTAGCCGATGAGGGTGGCTCGGTCGGCGTCCGTCGCCAGATCGGAGGCGATCATCGGTGCGGCCGTGTAGGTCACCGACCAGGCCGTGCCGAGCACGACACAGGCCACCACGAGCCACGCGCCGACCGAGTCGGTGGCGGCGGCGAGCAGCGCGGCGGCCGCGTACAGCACACAGGCCACGGCCAGCAGCCGGTGAGGTGCGACCTTGCGCGGGTGCCGCAGCAACAGCAGCAGCGCGATCGCGGTTGTCGGGGCCGCCGCGGCGCAGAGTGCCCCGTAGGTCGCCTCGCTTTCGCCGAGCGATTTCACGAAGGGCCCGATGAGCAGCAGGACCCCGAACGCGGAGGACGCGAACAGGACGCACCCGATCAGCAGGCCGAGAACAGCCTTCTCGGCCGGCGATCGCCGCTGCCTGCCCGACACGGTCTGGGCGGTCGTGATGGTGTCGACCCTCCACTCCCACCTGATGGAGCCGCAGACACGGCAACACGGAAGCCTATGATCCTTGTTTGCGGATCAACTGTAGCTCTTCCACCGTATCTACGGAACAGACTTCCAGACTGTTCGTGTCAGGCGCGATGCCCACGTACGTCCGGTATGCGGTCCTTCACGCATTCAGCCATCCGGGACACCCGAACACCACGACAATGCCCGGATGGCTGGAGACGAAGCGGGCCCAGAGCTCCCGGTCGAGCTTGCCGACGCGCTGCGGCGCGCCCCCGGCGCCCGGGAACAGTGGTCACAGCAGAGCGACGAGCTGCGCCAGACCTACATCCAGTGGGTGGCCGGTGGGCACGGACGGCCCGTACGCCGGCGGCGGGCCCGCCGGACAGCGGAATACGCCGCCCGCGGCGTTCTCATCCGATCGGTGCAGCCAGCCCGGGAACGCAGCGTCTCCCGCGAGATCGGTGCGGCGGTCCTGTGGTGGATGATCGCCACCCTCGCGGTCGGCGCCGTCGAGCTGCTGCTGGCGAAGCTGCTCTCGGATCGGTTCACCTGGGTGGACCTGCGCCACCTCGCCTGGACATCCGCCTTCACCGCCGTCGGGGCCGCCGCGCCGGTCCTTTGGCGCCACCGCCGGGCGCCCGTCGACTCCCCCGGATGACGCCCGGGCGCGGCCCCGGGCCCCTCTGGAAATCTGACACCGATGGCTGGTTTTCGCGGCAGGTTCGGCTGTCGCGTTCACGGTCCTACAGGGCTCATTGTGGCCTTCCACAGAAGGCCCGTTGACTCCGCCGCAGGTACGGGTCCCGCAAGGCCCTGAAGACAAGAGACCACAAGGACGCCTTTAGTCGCCGCCACCGCTGTGCGCCCCCCGCGGCGAAGCAGGCAGCGAACTACCGCCCCGATAGCCGGTCGACGTCCTGAAAGGCCTGGCAGAGGCCAGGAAACCCACGAGGGCAACCGCGCGGCGCCCTCGCCCCGCACCGTCGGCGCCCACCAGGCGCAGCGCCGATCGGACACGGATCAGACCCGGCACCGGCGGGACGGGGTGACGGACGCCGGTAGAGCGATCCGTGGCGGTGACCGCGCTCCCGGCGAGCCGGCCCCGTCGGCGCTCAGGCCCCGTTTCAGACGCTGGTGTCACTTCTCCCCCGCCTGCGCCCAGGGAGACCCGCGCCCGCGTCGGCGAGCGCGGCGCGAGCGCGAGCGCGGCGCGAGCGCGAGCGCGCCGACCGGGGCGCGAAATGCGACCCGTCACCCGACTCGCGGTGGTTCGCACCAGGGAGCACGTGCCATGCCCGTAAGAATGGACAGGGACAGGGACACGCGCACCCGAGGCACTCGGAGGGCCTATGCAGCGGACCGCCACCAGCCGCCACTACCTCATGGTCGAGCCGACGTACTTCGACGTCGAGTACTCGATCAACCCCTGGATGCACCCGGAGCTGCCGACCTACCCCAAGGTCGCGCTCGAGCAGTGGTCCGCGCTGCGCGACCTGTATCTCGAGCTCGGGCACCGGGTGGACGTCCTCGAACCCCGCCCCGGCCTGCCCGACATGGTGTTCTCCGCCAACGGTGCGACCGTCGTCGACGGGCGGGTCCTCGTCGCGCGGTTCCGCCATCCGCAGCGGCGCCCCGAATCCGACGTGTTCCGCGGCTGGTTCACCGACCACGGGTTCAGCGTGGTCCGCCAGGCACAGTGGACGAACGAGGGCGAGGGCGACTGCCTGACCGCCGGGGCCCGCATCCTCGCCGGCTCCGGCTTCCGGACGACCCCCGAAGCCCACACGGAGATCCAGGAGTTCCTCGGCCTGCCGACGGTCACCCTCACGCTGACCGACCCGCGCTACTACCACCTGGACACCGCCCTCGCCGTCCTCGACGACGACCTGATCATGTACAGCCCGCAGGCCTTCAGTGCCGACAGCGTCCGCCGGCTGCAGGAGCTCTACCCGGACGCCATCACCGCCTCCGCCGACGACGCCGAGGCGTTCGGCCTCAACGCCGTCTCGGACGGTCGTCACGTCGTGCTCCCCCACGGCGCCACCGGGGTGATCGCGCAGCTGCGCGAACGCGGCTTCGAACCGATCGGCGTGGACATGTCCGAGCTGCAGAAGGCCGGGGGCGGCCCGAAATGCTGCACCCTGGAGCTGCGCGGCGCCGCCTGATCCGACCCAGCCCTTGATCCGACCCAGCCCTGATCCGGCCCAGCCGTGATCCGGCCCAGCCGTGATCCGACCCAGCCCGGCCGCCGCGTCGTTCAGATGCCGCTCGGCGGCTCCAGCACGGCGCGGGTCGCCTCCATCCAGTTCTGGCCGGAGAGCCGGCGAAAGGCGCTGACCAGGGTCGCCCCGAGATCGAAGTCACGGGCTACGAGCCACTGGGCCTGCAGGCCGCCCCACAGGGCGATGAACTGCCGTGCGACCTCGACCGGGTCCAGGCTCGGATGCGCCTTCCCGTCACGTTGGCGATCGGCGACCAGCCGGGCGTAGGTCTCGACCGCGGCTCGGTGGT carries:
- a CDS encoding YdeI/OmpD-associated family protein; amino-acid sequence: MAGDEAGPELPVELADALRRAPGAREQWSQQSDELRQTYIQWVAGGHGRPVRRRRARRTAEYAARGVLIRSVQPARERSVSREIGAAVLWWMIATLAVGAVELLLAKLLSDRFTWVDLRHLAWTSAFTAVGAAAPVLWRHRRAPVDSPG
- a CDS encoding MFS transporter — its product is MSGRQRRSPAEKAVLGLLIGCVLFASSAFGVLLLIGPFVKSLGESEATYGALCAAAAPTTAIALLLLLRHPRKVAPHRLLAVACVLYAAAALLAAATDSVGAWLVVACVVLGTAWSVTYTAAPMIASDLATDADRATLIGYATGTIQVGFGIGPVLGNALRRAGLSYQEVFVAGAGLAVAAACLVVPLAIFLGRLRAGASPAEAAVRDAAADAPAPAPAPAPAPTSTSTSTSTPAPAPASAPAASRSVLRSPSIVPLAMVLLCACVFTTMNSFQTTFADSRDLDFDIFYVTYTIAVIAVRLGLSRFLPDSASDRVVAVTTIGMIGSVTAFVFVGSSPVLYCVASLALGCTYGLGLPAFQARAVNLAGPAERARMLPMAGLLFEVAILVFPLVAGAVVGASGYRGLFALLIGITAAVTALGQIRGRRPEPVAAPPPQSVPAAAMADGGSAEPA
- the ddaH gene encoding dimethylargininase; amino-acid sequence: MQRTATSRHYLMVEPTYFDVEYSINPWMHPELPTYPKVALEQWSALRDLYLELGHRVDVLEPRPGLPDMVFSANGATVVDGRVLVARFRHPQRRPESDVFRGWFTDHGFSVVRQAQWTNEGEGDCLTAGARILAGSGFRTTPEAHTEIQEFLGLPTVTLTLTDPRYYHLDTALAVLDDDLIMYSPQAFSADSVRRLQELYPDAITASADDAEAFGLNAVSDGRHVVLPHGATGVIAQLRERGFEPIGVDMSELQKAGGGPKCCTLELRGAA